The following are from one region of the Arachis duranensis cultivar V14167 chromosome 10, aradu.V14167.gnm2.J7QH, whole genome shotgun sequence genome:
- the LOC127743144 gene encoding uncharacterized protein LOC127743144 isoform X1 yields MPSCPSLSLRVPVAAVVLVAKPVPSLSSLQTIASRVVAAPSESVVREREHLRVREITWKGSRCWRRNQPRRRALPSGNATAAAEIHCRFTLNVACRFNVAVVVATMV; encoded by the exons aTGCCATCGTGTCCGTCGTTGTCTTTGCGGGTACCTGTCGCTGCCGTCGTCCTCGTCGCGAAGCCAGTGCCATCGTTGTCATCATTGCAGACAATTGCTTCACGTGTGGTCGCCGCCCCCTCTGAGTCCGTCGTCAGGGAGAGAGAGCATCTGCGAGTGAGAGAGATAACTTGGAAGGGAAGCCGTTGCTGGAGGAGGAACCAACCACGCCGACGTGCTCTACCATCGGGAAATGCCACTGCCGCCGCTGAGATCCACTGCCG TTTTACTCTAAATGTTGCATGTCGCTTTAATGTTGCTGTGGTTGTTGCGACTATGGTTTGA
- the LOC127743144 gene encoding uncharacterized protein LOC127743144 isoform X2, producing the protein MPSCPSLSLRVPVAAVVLVAKPVPSLSSLQTIASRVVAAPSESVVREREHLRVREITWKGSRCWRRNQPRRRALPSGNATAAAEIHCRLRQKIFYDAFGLRVC; encoded by the exons aTGCCATCGTGTCCGTCGTTGTCTTTGCGGGTACCTGTCGCTGCCGTCGTCCTCGTCGCGAAGCCAGTGCCATCGTTGTCATCATTGCAGACAATTGCTTCACGTGTGGTCGCCGCCCCCTCTGAGTCCGTCGTCAGGGAGAGAGAGCATCTGCGAGTGAGAGAGATAACTTGGAAGGGAAGCCGTTGCTGGAGGAGGAACCAACCACGCCGACGTGCTCTACCATCGGGAAATGCCACTGCCGCCGCTGAGATCCACTGCCG ATTGAGACAAAAGATTTTCTATGATGCGTTTGGATTACGGGTTTGCTAA